ACGAGTTACAGGTATTGGACAACTATAACAACAAGACCTATGTAAACGGGCAGGTGGGCGCGATCTACAAGCAGGGGATTCCGCTGGCAAATCCGGCGCGCAAGCCAGGCGAGTGGCAAAGCTACGACATCGTGTGGACAGCCCCACGCTTCAATGAAGATGGTTCGCTAAAGACGCCGGCCTATGCCACAGTCTTTATGAATGGCGTGCTGGTGCAGGATCACTTCGAACTGAAAGGGCAGACGCTATACATCGGAAAGCCCTTCTACAAAGCGTACGATGAAGCCCCGATCAAGCTACAGGCGCACGGCGACAAGAGTGAGCCCATCAGCTTCCGAAATATCTGGGTACGGGAGTTGAACTTTCGGCCGGTAATGAAGTAAGTAAGTTATCACCCCTCCTTCACCAGTTGGAGGAGGGGTATGGGATCGTTCGATGGCATTCGTTAGCGTAACGCGATTGCGGGTCCGGTCACTGCGTTTCATCCCCTCATTTGCCGTTCACACACTGCGCTCCCGTCAACAGGTGAGGAAGGCACTGGGATTTGTGACCGGTGCCCTTCTGACTGATCGGAACATGACGTTTTGGACGATGACAGTGTGGGACTCGCAAGAGAGTATGCGAGCCTTCATGACAAGCGGAGCTCATAAGCGAGTTATGCCCTATCTGCTGAATTGGTGCGATGAGGCCTCGGTAGTGCACTTTACTCAGCCGGACGAAACGCTACCCAGCTGGGCAGAAGCAGATGCTCATATGCGCGAGAACGGGCGCGCATCGAAGGTACTGCACCCCAGTCCTCAACATGCCACTTTGAACTATCGCGCTCCGCGTATAACTGCCGGTGCACTGATCCGCCGGTAGCTTATGCCTTCACCGGCCAGGCGGTTTTGCCACCGTGATGATAGGCGAGATTCCCGATATGCCCTGCACGTGCCGCAGAAACACCGGTCTCCACAGGCGCATTGGGTTCCTTGCGACTCTTAATGCAGTCAAAGAAGTTGCGCGTGTGAGCAATGGTACCGTCTTCGAAAGACTCCTCTCGTAGTACAGGGTTCTTATCGTTCCTGACACCTTCGCGGTAAAGCGTCATGCCACTGCGAGTGAGCTTTAAAGTGGCTTCTGTGCCGCGGAACTCCAGGCCGCCATCATCAATTGAAGAGGCCATCATTCCTTCGT
This portion of the Edaphobacter sp. 4G125 genome encodes:
- a CDS encoding DUF3291 domain-containing protein, with product MAFVSVTRLRVRSLRFIPSFAVHTLRSRQQVRKALGFVTGALLTDRNMTFWTMTVWDSQESMRAFMTSGAHKRVMPYLLNWCDEASVVHFTQPDETLPSWAEADAHMRENGRASKVLHPSPQHATLNYRAPRITAGALIRR